A single window of Zea mays cultivar B73 chromosome 10, Zm-B73-REFERENCE-NAM-5.0, whole genome shotgun sequence DNA harbors:
- the LOC100284136 gene encoding peptidyl-prolyl cis-trans isomerase 1, translated as MSSAAGGVEETVRASHILIKHEGSRRKASWKDPDGRIISATTRGDAAARLLDLRNQILSGQANFADLAARHSDCSSARRGGDLGTFGRRQMQKPFEDATYALKVGELSDIVDTDSGVHIILRTA; from the exons ATGTCGTCGGCGGCTGGAGGAGTGGAGGAGACGGTGCGGGCGTCGCACATCCTCATCAAGCACGAGGGTTCCCGCCGCAAGGCCTCCTGGAAGGACCCTGACGGCCGCATCATCTCCGCCACCACGCGCGGCGACGCCGCAGCGCGCCTCCTGGACCTCCGCAACCAGATTCTCTCCGGCCAGGCCAACTTCGCCGACCTCGCCGCTCGGCACTCCGACTGCTCGTCCGCGCGACGCGGTGGGGACTTAG GtacctttgggaggaggcagatgCAGAAACCCTTCGAGGACGCCACATATGCCCTCAAGGTTGGTGAGCTCAGCGACATCGTGGACACTGACAGTGGGGTTCACATCATCCTGCGGACTGCCTGA